Proteins encoded by one window of Micromonospora coxensis:
- the leuE gene encoding leucine efflux protein LeuE, with protein sequence MAGVLGITDIWTYVLGTVAIILLPGPNSLFVLSTAAKRGVGAGYRAAGGVFVGDGVLMFLSAAGVASLLKAYPPLFLVIKYAGAAYLGYVGLTMLRGAWRRWRDRNDPTAPRLIDAAEPAAMRSPFRKALVISLLNPKAILFFISFFIQFVDPGYAWPALSFLLLGLIAQVTSALYLTMLIFAGTFLAAQFRRRRRLAAGATTGVGVLFLGFGLKLATASV encoded by the coding sequence ATGGCGGGCGTGCTGGGCATCACCGACATCTGGACGTACGTGCTGGGGACCGTGGCGATCATCCTGCTGCCGGGTCCCAATTCGCTCTTCGTGCTCTCCACCGCCGCGAAGCGGGGGGTGGGGGCCGGTTACCGCGCCGCCGGCGGGGTGTTCGTCGGCGACGGGGTGCTGATGTTCCTCTCCGCCGCCGGGGTGGCGTCGCTGCTCAAGGCGTACCCGCCGCTCTTCCTGGTGATCAAGTACGCGGGCGCGGCGTACCTCGGCTACGTCGGGTTGACGATGCTGCGCGGCGCCTGGCGGCGCTGGCGCGACCGCAACGACCCGACGGCGCCCCGCCTGATCGACGCGGCGGAGCCGGCGGCGATGCGCAGCCCGTTCCGCAAGGCGCTGGTGATCAGCCTGCTCAACCCGAAGGCGATCCTCTTCTTCATCTCGTTCTTCATCCAGTTCGTCGACCCGGGCTACGCCTGGCCGGCGCTGTCGTTCCTGCTGCTCGGGCTGATCGCCCAGGTGACCAGCGCGCTCTACCTGACCATGCTGATCTTCGCGGGCACCTTCCTCGCCGCCCAGTTCCGGCGTCGGCGGCGGCTGGCCGCGGGCGCCACCACCGGGGTGGGGGTGCTCTTCCTCGGCTTCGGCCTCAAGCTCGCCACCGCCTCGGTCTGA
- a CDS encoding bifunctional pyridoxamine 5'-phosphate oxidase family protein/GNAT family N-acetyltransferase has protein sequence MYAPTARTTASRSRDRMSYDRAAAHAVLDEAYHCVLGFTVDGEPRLLPTLHVRIGDTLYLHGSTGSRPLLAARGDAGLRICVTVTLLDGLVYGRSQFHHSANYRSVVAHGVARLVGDEAEKREMLTALVEKVGAGRSADSRPPSRRELAETAVLALPLHEVSVRSRSGGVRDESGDYALPYWAGVVPLRLTAGLPEPDAGVTAPVPAYLRTAGSPWREAATLRGTHVLLEPLDLAHADELFTATAQPEVWAHLGHPQPVTPADMRAIVAAALAAGQRGERVPWVQRCARTGAVVGTTSYYDVDPERRSVAIGHTWLGRPWWRSGINTEAKLLLLTRAFDELGAVRVAWHTDIRNTRSQAAIARLGATREGVLRMHRQRPDGSWRDTVQYAMTVDEWPNAQVALRERLHRTAPVG, from the coding sequence ATGTACGCCCCGACCGCGCGGACGACCGCCAGCCGCTCCCGGGACCGGATGAGCTACGACCGGGCGGCGGCGCACGCGGTGCTCGACGAGGCGTACCACTGCGTGCTGGGGTTCACCGTCGACGGCGAGCCCCGACTGCTGCCCACCCTGCACGTACGCATCGGCGACACCCTCTACCTGCACGGCTCCACCGGCAGCCGGCCGCTGCTGGCCGCCCGGGGCGACGCCGGGCTGCGGATCTGTGTCACCGTCACGCTGCTCGACGGGCTGGTCTACGGCCGCTCGCAGTTCCACCACAGCGCCAACTACCGCTCCGTGGTGGCGCACGGCGTCGCCCGCCTGGTCGGCGACGAGGCCGAGAAGCGCGAGATGCTGACCGCCCTGGTCGAGAAGGTGGGCGCGGGTCGCAGCGCCGACAGCCGGCCGCCGAGCCGCCGGGAGCTGGCCGAGACGGCCGTGCTGGCGCTGCCACTGCACGAGGTGTCGGTGCGCTCCCGCAGCGGCGGTGTCCGCGACGAGTCGGGCGACTACGCGCTGCCGTACTGGGCCGGGGTGGTGCCGCTGCGGCTGACCGCCGGGCTGCCCGAGCCGGACGCGGGGGTGACCGCGCCGGTGCCGGCGTACCTGCGGACCGCCGGCTCGCCGTGGCGGGAGGCGGCCACCCTGCGCGGCACGCACGTGCTGCTGGAGCCGCTGGACCTGGCGCACGCCGACGAGCTCTTCACCGCCACCGCGCAGCCGGAGGTCTGGGCGCACCTGGGCCACCCGCAGCCGGTGACCCCGGCCGACATGCGGGCGATCGTCGCCGCCGCGCTCGCCGCCGGGCAGCGCGGCGAGCGGGTGCCGTGGGTGCAGCGCTGCGCGCGCACCGGAGCGGTGGTCGGCACCACCTCCTACTACGACGTCGACCCGGAACGGCGGTCGGTGGCCATCGGGCACACCTGGCTGGGCCGGCCGTGGTGGCGAAGCGGGATCAACACCGAGGCCAAGCTGCTGCTGCTCACCCGCGCCTTCGACGAGCTGGGCGCGGTCCGGGTGGCCTGGCACACCGACATCCGCAACACCCGCTCGCAGGCGGCTATCGCGCGGCTCGGTGCGACCCGGGAGGGCGTGCTGCGGATGCACCGGCAGCGCCCCGACGGCTCCTGGCGGGACACCGTGCAGTACGCGATGACCGTCGACGAGTGGCCGAACGCACAGGTCGCGCTGCGGGAACGACTTCACCGCACGGCACCGGTGGGGTGA